From Quercus robur chromosome 8, dhQueRobu3.1, whole genome shotgun sequence:
ACCTATATTCTCAGGAATCCTTCCagtcaaattattaaatgaCAAATTCAATGATTGTAATCCTTGAAGACTAGTCACTTCTTTAGGGATCTCTCCAGATAAATTATTCTTCGAAAGGTCTATAGTTCTTAGTAGTCCCAGATTGGTGGTATACTCAAGAACTTGCCCTTTTATCACAAGCAATGCCCGTTCAAAATCCACGGAATCACCATCAACCACAAACAAGTCCTGTAAAATATTGTGAGAAGTTGAAGCCATGGCATTCAAATTGTTAACACATCCAGGTATGCTTCCAAATAGCTTGTTATGTGAAAGGTCCAAGATTTGGAGTGAAGTTAGAGCACAAAGTTGTTTTGGAATGGGGCCATGGAAATTGTTTGAGCGAAGGTTGAGAATGATCAAGCTTGAATGTCTTTTTCCTATCCATGAAGGTATGATTCCAAAAAACTTATTCTCACTGATATCAATAATCTCCAAATCAgtgcaatttttcaaaaaatgtagtaatttcCCAGAAATATTGTTGTTGCTTAGGTGCAAAGACTTAAGAAGACTCAAATGTTCAATGGATGCTGGAATGCTACCAGTGAAATTATTGTTTCCAAGACTTAAGACCAACAATTTTTGCCAATTTTCCCAACAATAACTTATATTTCCTGATAAACGATTTTTTCCAAGATTGAGAAGTTCCATTTGTTTGGGCTCATTCTTCTTATAACACAAAAAGTGAGAAATAGATCCAGACAAGAAATTGTTAGATAGATCTAGAAAGCTCACGTTAGAGGATATACGAGGTAACGAACCACTGAATGAATTAGAACTCATATCAATCACGGAAGAAGGATACAAAGTCACAGGGATATTTGGAATCTCTCCATAGAAATGATTGTGAGACAAGTTCAGATAATTGAACTGAGAGGACATATTCCAAAACAAAGGAGGAATTGCATCCTTAACATTTGTGTTGGATATATCCAAAGACCAAACTTGCTTTTGTGAACAAATCCATAAGGGAAAATTTGGCCCTAAAATCCACGATCCCAATCCTAAAATGACAACTTGAAAAGGAGGAATCCAATTGGGACTTACTTTTAAAGTCAAACGGGTTGGAGTAGTGCTAAGTTCCTTTAATCTTCTTAAATTGGCAAAATGAGTTTCAGATACTACTCCCTCCAACATATTCCCACCAATAAAAACATACTCTAATTTGGAGAGTCCTCCAAAACTTTGAGGAAGAGTTTTGTTAAATTGATTATTTGAAAGGTCTAAGAATCTCAAAGATGAAAGTTTTCCTATTGAAATTGGAATTGGACCCCAAATTGAATTACCCTCCAAAGAAAGTGTAGTAAGATTTTGAAATTGCCCAAGTTTCTCAGTCAAATGACCAAATAGTTGAGCATCATACATTTCTAAGACCTCTAGTCCATACGAAACACATCTTAATAAACTTTCTAAGATTTCCCATACCTCTTGACTCAATTTGTTGTCTGACAATCTTAGTTCCCTTAAATTGCAAAGATTGCCCAAAGATCTTGGTACCTTTCCATCAAGTTGATTGCTTGTCAAGTCTATGCTAATGGCAGATGTTAGGTTTCTAATGGAACTAGAGATTGTACCTTGCAAAAGATTCTTGCGGAGGTTGAGGAACTCAAGATGACTAAAACTATACAACCAATGGGGAATTGAAGAGTTGAAATTGTTGGCAGATAGATCAAGGTGCTTAAGAGAAGTCATGTTTTGCAAACCAATAGGGATTGGACCTTGAAAACCATTGGCAGATAGATTAAGAGCAACCAAATTTTGATAACCAAAGACCCATGATGGAATCAAAGCATTTTCAAAGCTGTTAAAAGAAAGATCAAGGGTGGCTAGAGATGAAAAGTTAGAATTGGGTGTTGGTGGGATGGAACCAAGGCTGCAATGTGATAACCACAACTCTGACAAGGAAGTGATCTTGTTTGTCACCTGAAGCAAATCAGAGGCTTGGCTAAGGTCTACACCACTCAAATCTAGCACTTGTAAAGGAAGACTAGAAAGCCATTGAAGGTTATTGAcagataaaaaattataaccaaAGCCTCCAAGATTGAGATAGTGCAAATTTGAGAGATTTCCAATTTGAGGAGGTATTAATTCCCCAAATCCCGAACCAAAGAGATTAAGATATCTTAAACTCTTCATGGAACCAAGGAATTCAGGAATTGGAATTAGACCAAAATAATTGTAGCTCAAGTCCAAGTAAAACAAATGCTTCAAATCAAGTAGGGAAGGATTTATCTTACCACCAAACATTGACTGTGCATAAGATTGAATAGCAGCTTCATATTGGGcttcaattgaaaaatatttaagcAAAGGAGGAGGAAAGCTTCTGAGATTGAGTTCTTGGACGTGACCAGTAACATTGTTGCAGACAACTCCCTCCCACTGACAACAATCCCCATCACCAGCCCAAGAGGCAAGCCGGTTTAAAGGATCAGTAAGATCTGCCTTGAATCTGAGAAGGGCCTGTTGCTCACTTTGGATGCAATGAACCTCAGATATTCCATAGCAGAACTTAGGATCAATAGTTGCCAAAGTGAGAAACACAAGGAAAAGGGTTAATGAAACGGCTCTAAATCTTAAGGAACCATCCATGGTTATgcaaaaaatctatatgattaTGTAAATGCTACATTAATGGCATGGTTATATATAGGAGGCGGAGTTCTGtgcttagtgtgtgtttggatagaacttattttgctgaaactgaaaactgaaaactgaaaatactgtagcaaaataatttttaaatgtgtgaatagtgctgtgggacccatttttaatgaaaaaattgataaaaaatgaaatttgtgggtccgtgaacagtgcacatgtgcactgttcacggtaGAAAGTCAagatttgcggttactgttcaatgaacagtaaccgcaatactccaaaaacgcgtgaaaaccaaaaaaaaaagaaaaagaaaaaaagaacaaaaacacagATCCAAAAACGCAGCCGTGGATCCAAACATGCTCTTAGTTGGTTTCTGCTTTCAGCGTTTTTGATGCTTAAAATGCTACCACACATTTTTTCCAACTCTAAGAATTGACGTAAGTCTTGTGAATGTGAGGCATTCAATGAAcgaaataatatttttgaaataatcgGATGAAACTTTATCCAAGTTGTTCTACTTGATAGTGATTTTTGTGGTCATATTCAATAAACATAAttgacaataatttttttttttttttttttcatttcatgcCACCAATATGTAACATTGACCAATCTTCCAATTCCACTCATTTTAAAATTCCAATTGAATATATGAATagcttaattaattaaaatcaattgGTGAGTAATATAAAAATAGTCCAAGCAGAGTACCAAAGACGTTATGTGTAGAATGTTGTCTGAAtctgttaattttttatttagagaaaagttTAGGACCATTTGGATAGAAATTACCTGTGAATATGTGACGTCTAATGAAATAGATTTTGGTTGAGATATCAAAAACTTAGTATGTCCCTCCCactccctccaaaaaaaaaaaaaaaaaaagcatttttttttaataggtttcAATTACCTCAATTGATAAAGTTTCTTATcgtcaaataagagatttaggatTCAATCGCTACATACGTCAAAAAACCAATTGCTATCTTGGcctaatggttaaaaaaaaaaacaattatcataggGCAAATGTCATAAGTTTGAAATACTTTCTTGTGGATAAACTAGTAGGTTGTTATTAACTTTGCTTATGATCCATGCCAAAATTCACAAATTCAGACGTCTATTTCCAATGGGCATGGtccaataatagttttttttccttgtgtATTAGTAATTTATTTGAGTTATTATTCGGTATTCAAAGTGTATAGTgttaatgatatatatttttttcctttcacataaTAATAGgtgttactaattaaattcattgtgAAATTTATCACTATGTAAGACAGTAAGAGGAGAAAATACAACATTTCAAGaatacttaataattttcctattttataaaatcatctatttttataaactaatattttcataatattttgatttttataagcTATATGTTGTATAAGAGTACAATAAGAATAAAAgtcatcaattaaattttatatataatttcttatttctactaaaaaaacaaattagggGAAAGgggaattttcaaaatcctcCGTCTGCCACTATTTGTAGCCATCATATATGAACAAGTTTACagaaattttgacaatttagTACACAGAGAGAGAATTTTTGTATTATCGCGGGCACTAAGtgaatgaaaagttgaaaactcAAAGGGCAAGCGTGTAACTGAAACTATGTATGTCGGTAGACTTGTTCAAAATTTAATGGGACTCTGATTCTTTTCTTCAAACTTGTGAATGGTGCTCTGTGTTCCATCACTATTAATTGGACTAGGAGTCAAGCACTGACTGTAAGTCAAGTAGATGGGAAACCTCCATTTTTTCAATCTTGATATCAATTTTCTTACGtgacaaaatttaagtccaacGTATTTTAGACTGAAGTTTCATTGATTTTGGAAGTAGGAATAAGTCCCTCTCTGACTCAAGTTGGCTGTGTAGTGGGTGCTATTGTCTGTGTACACACAATATTGTGTTTGACAACTTTTGTTAAGCTTATttacttagggtccgtttggattgaacttctttttgctgaaactgaaaactgaaactgaaaacactatagcaaaataatttttaaatatgtgaatagtgtcgtgagacccatttttaatgaaaaaattgctgaaaagtggaatttgtgggtccatgaacagtgcactcgtgcactgttcacagttgacttggtcaaatagtgcaactggggaaaaaaaaaatcagaaaacgCAGCCCAGGATTCAGCAGaaaacgctgaatccaaacgggcacttaaatgtgagagagaaaagttACAGCCAATAAGCTAGGTTTTTTCATTAACCAACTTTTTTGCTTAACATCGCTGTTTGTCTCATCTAAGCAAATAAGTTAGCCTAACTCACAAATGTAAACCAAAAATTCGaggaaaattggaaaacaaaacaaaattaatgatCTCCTGAATCCAAATAGGCCACTAGTGGTGGTTTAACCTAATTTCTACCTTCCCAAAAAGAATCaagttatttttagaaaaaaaagagtttatgtATATGAAATGGAAACCATGCAGTTAAGAGATATAAGAGATTTGAGTTTTTTCCTCGGTAGGGTTGCTAATGCCCAAACTTAACATTTGAGCACAAATCAATTATAACCAAGACACTCAAATACATATTTGACTAAATCATGAGGTTGAGAGAGCTAGGATTTGccaaaacttacaatttaaaaaaataataataataatattttagaaTAACTCTCCAAAGGATAAGGTTTGGAGGAAAACCTTTCAAATtccttttatatctttttattggatgtgaattttgaaaatctaaccattggattttgtaatatttatgttcttaacatgcatgtcaaattttgttcaaatcaaatgttatttactattcgattaataaacttattttttatatataattttaaatcacaaaaacttgaaatttaaacatttgattgataacataactattgatctttgatcttctcgaaattttgcaaatatgaatgatataataagaacatgctaTTTAACATTTAGGGTTTAATTGATTACGTAATGgacacaaatttattatttgaatttaacaatAACACAAGCAAGCAGCgacttttttctttatcttttttttcatgGCATGGGATATTAAAATTACATCATGTGATAGACCAATGAATAATAGAAATGACACGATGATAACAATAGTGAGATTAACTAGCGCAAGTAATGGAGTAAGATCAATTAATTTACTTAACATTAActtgttttattatataatttagattggaaaaattaattttctttggaCCTTATTCTAAAGGAAGGTTTGGATTGGAGCTGTGTCTCAAAATAAATTGGGTCTCTTCTTGTAAAGTTATATGTGTGTCCTGGAAACTTCAATCCAACAATCAAGCCATCCAATCAATAAATAAGTACAAAGGCAGCTTCGAGTTACCTTCTACCTAGCCCCCTTTTCATATGACTTTTCTGGTGCTTCACGCGGCAACTTTTAGGCACAGTGGAACTTTCAACTCTCAAGTCAAGAAGCTCATTGATATTCGATTCACCATCTATTCAGCTTTGTATCAATCGGGAAAAGTCAAAGGTCAGACACTTGcatctaaattttcaattttttttttttgaacaataaattttcaaattttgaagttttttaaaggataaatgttatattatatatgtgtggGGTCATAAACCTCATGCCAACGTCATGCTAACATGTATCACCTAAAGGCTAAAAGTTGATAATCATGTAGGGGAGGAATTACAACATccacaatttttaaattaattataacatatttaaaattgttagttagaaaaaaaaaatttaaacagaaattaattattgactcaataattttaaacaaatggaagttttttagtgaaatggtggacaagtgacgcGGTCCACTAGAggactctataatttctccatCTAGAGAAGGTCGGTATTGGGGATTTGAaaatagtcatatatatatatatatatatatatgagtgacTGAgttaacacaattttaaaataatggaGGATTGGGTTTTTGAAGTGGGTTTTTAGTTAATTATGGATACAACCAAAAGGAAGTagctatttttagaaactaGAATCCGATTggtatcaaaaaagaaaaagaaaaaaggaaaaaaagaaactagAATCACCGATAAAAAATGGAAACGGTTTGTGTTTTTCATGTGTATTATATTAGGATGTTGATATGTATTTAATACTTAACATCTTGTTAGGTTTAGTGCAACTAGTCttgtccaaaaataaaaagattttacaTTTTGCTTCCTGcttctaagagcattcacattccAAAATTctatctcatcttattttaccatctcaaaaaattactttatcaattatactatactattttacaatactctcaacatcccaatttttattttacaatacaacacattaaaataatatttctacactATAAGGATAAAggcccaaaattatatattgggccttgggccttggccAAGGATGTTGGTTGGTCCGAGGACAAATAAACAGCAATGAGGGTGTTAAGCTCAGAATCCCATGAGTAGGTTGCAAATGGAAAGGTTGAGGAAGGCAGGctgaggaggaatgtctcctcggataaacaaagcataaatcAAACGTATATCCTACCATTCAATGTAACCTTCTAGGAAGTTCTATTGATAAGGACTTGCTTTGTAAACGTACAAGAGGGATGAGAGTTCATAAATATCTAAAAGAAAAGCTGTTACCACTGTATTGAATACTCTGTAGCTaactttctggccgcattaataagGAAGTGATCTCTGAACAATGTTTTTCAGTCTTACAGCTACCCCTAAAtacttcaggaaggtgctgatgagATAATGATCAACATAAGCAATCTACTGTCCACATGTAGGGAAAAGATGAGAAAGAAGAGATAGTATAAATTAGAGTGAAGACCCTaagagaaaagggagaaaaagaaagagagaaagcacTGTAACAATCAAAATTATATCTGTAATCTTTTTCAGTTGATTTATAGAAGAATTGACCTCCTTAGACTATGTCGAGGACAAATTTACTTAAACAGATACTTCCTAAAAAACTCaaatagagagaaagaggaattgataaagtaattgaataaaatattagttttttttttttttttttttttttttttttttttaaattgcactatagcactattgcaaatttttttgcaatagttgatTTTTACAAGTCCGGATGTGTGGGGGGTTTTGGACTTTTATGCCAAATCTTCCCTACATATGACATATATCATtcccaatgtgaatgctctaatagaAGTTATGATGGGGAAAAAATAGAGTTCCTTATTGACGAGCCATTGGCCTCAGCACAACATAACCCTCCACCCTACTCTTCTTCTACCCATTCTTCTTTTGGGTGGGGGAGAGTCGTATATATAAGATGATTCAACTTACATTATACTGACTTTAATCCTTGTCACCCAACCATAATTTTGTGATTAGGTTAGATTACTTGACAAATAATGCAATATGTACTGTGATAGATTCGGCTTCAGAGGTTAttatgggttgggtttgggtgtttttttgtttatgaaaGAGCTAGATCCCATGGGATTTTGTATTAAGAAAGAGTATTGCTACATACACAACTTCACAATAATTtagttaaaatgtttttaattttaattttttttacacccACAACTTGCATAACATTTTTACCTATTGATGTAGGTTGTGCAGCTTGTATTGCCAAGCCCAAGTCAACACAAATTGACCAAATTCTTGTTATTTTAGGAAACCTCACTAGCCGACTTTAAcatatctatatatacatatatatatatatatatatattttattaagtgtAGCCCTGTGAGTAGAGTAATTCCAAAAGACCTAGTgctatataagaagaaaaataagaagagaagTATAACCGCACCAGAGAAAAAGTTGTGGGCTATTCAGTCTTGTGTTTTCTTGTGAGAAAGtactagggtgtaattgggatttgtgTTTCTTGAGAGTCTTTTTGTGTACTATTGTATCTCCTCAacttttatagtgaaatttctcTATCGTTGCCATGGAGGTAGGCAGTTTGTCGTACCACGTAAATTCTTGTATTCTTTATGTGTGCTTTTAATTTCTGcttatttactgttattgaTTAGATCCTAGGGTGCAATCTAcacaacaagtggtatcagagccaagttAGGATTCAATCCTTTGAATACAGTAAAGATGTCAAGCACAAAGTATGATGTAGAGAAGTTTTGTGATAAGGAAAATTTTTCACTTTGGTAAAGGCGGATGATGGATCTCCTAATTCAACAAGGAGTTCATAAAGCCTTACTTGGGAAGGAGAAGAAACCAGAAATGATGAAGGACGTAGAATGAGTAAAGATGGATGAGAAAGCAACTAGCGCTATTCATCTCAACCTAGGTGATGAGGTCATTCACAACATCCTAAAAGCAAAGACTGCAAAGGAGGTTTGGGAAAAATTAGAAGGTATTTATATGAGAAAGAATTTGATGAACAAGTTGTATGTGAAGAAGCAACTGTATAGTTTACATATGAAGAAAGGCTCAGATCTATTGGAGCATCTCAATACGTTTAACATGTTAAACACCCAACTGTCAAGTTTTTGGGTGAATTATGAGGACAAAGATAGAGTGTTATTCTTATTAGCGTCGCTTCCTACTTCTTTTGATCATCTAATGACTACGTTGATGTACGGGAAAGAGACTATAGTACTCAAGAAGGTGACTAGTGCTCTCTTGTCACACATAAAGATGAAGCAAGATGGTGATGGTTTTCAAGCTGATGGACTTATTGTAAAGTCTGAGTCAAGCAATAGGGGTAGAAGCAGGTCAAGAGGACAGAACTCCAACAAGAGTAGATCACAATCTAAATCATGTGCAAAGAAAGATATAGAGTGTTTTTATTGTCACAAGAAAGGGCACTATAAGAATCAGTATAAAGAGTTGAAAGAGCAtttagaggagaagaagaatggaaagaAGGCCCTAGAATCAGCTAGTGTTGCTGAAGAAACATCAGATGAAAGTTAAGTTGGTGCAGATTTACTTTCAGTTTCATTAGGTAACAATGTTCTATTGGAATCTTAGGTTTTAGATTTAGCATGCTCATATCATATGACTCCAAAGAAAGATTGGTTTAACACGTATAAGTCTTACGATGGTGGTATGGTCCAAAAGGGTAATGATGCTACATGCCCAGTTATTGGGATTGGTGCCGTGAAGATCAAGATGTTTGATGGATTTGTGAGAGTTTTTAGTAATATCAGACATGTTCCAAATCTcaaaaagaatttaatttctttaggaGTATTGGATGATTTTGGCTATTCATACTCATCAAATGGTGGAATCACGAAGATTACCAAAGGTGCTTTGATGGTGATGAAGGGACAGAAAGTAAGCACGCTTTATAGGTTGATTGGGAACACGGTTGTAGGAAGAGTTGTAGTTACGACTCCGGTGGAGTCTAGCACTGATGACACAAAATTATGGCATATGCGACTTGGCCATATTGGTGAACGTGGTATGTTAGAGTTGCACAAGAGAAATTTATTAAATGGGGTGAAGACATGCAAGCTAGACTTCTGCAAGTATTGTATGTACAGGAAGCAGCATAGAGTCAGTTTCAAGACAGGCTCTCATACAAGTAAAGGTGTTCTTGACTACATTCATTCAGATGTTTGGGGTCCAGTATCAGTTTCTTCTCATAGCGATGCTCAGTATTTCATCAGTTTCATTGATGATTACTCTAGAAAGttatggatttattttatgaagCATAAGTCTGATGTGTTTGGCATATTTAAAAAGTGGAAAGCACAGGTTGAGAATCAGACTggcaggaaaataaaataacttagaACAAATAATAGACTAGAGtatagagataaaaaattcataagattttgtgaatTGGAAGGTATTACTCCACTTCACAGTTAAAGGAACTCCATAGTAAAATGGGGATGCAGAGAGAATGAACAGAACTTTAGCAAAAAAGCCAGATGCATGAGATTGAATGCAAGGTTGCCTAAGGTGTTCTAGGCAGAAACAGTTAACACAGCAAGCTTCATTATTAATATATCTCCATCATCAgccatagatttcaagattctaGAAAAGGTTTGGTCAGGTAGACCAATTGATTATTTGAGTCTAAAAATTTTTGGTTGTCCAGCTTATATGCATGTGCAGAGTGGAGAGCATTCTAAATTGGATTCGAAGTCAAGAAAATGCGTATTGCTTGGTTTTGAAAGAGGTGTTAAAGGCTACAGGCTTTGGACTCCAATCTTAAAGAAAACGATAACCAACAGAGATGTCATATTTAATGAAGCCTTAATGTTGAAACAGAATGAAGCAGAGACATGTGATGATAGTCTACAAGAGAAATTAACTGTTGAGGTGGAGTTTGACGAGAATAGTTCATCTAGTGATAAGGGTGATGTTGAGATTGatccacaacaacaacaacaagagcCTTATTCAATTGTTAGAGGTAGAGATAAGCGGGTTCACAAAGCACCACAGAGATACGACTTTGAAGACATGGTTAGTTTTGCTCTCGTAACTAGTGGTGGAGATCCATTCACTTTCAAGGAGGCTACAAATAGGAAAGACAATGATAAATGGATTGTAGTAATGTTAGAAGAGATGGAGTCACTACAGAAGAATAAGACTTGGGAATTAGTGAAATTGCccaagggaaagaaggctatTGGTTGCAAGTGGATATTCTGCAAGAAAGAAACATTGTCAGAA
This genomic window contains:
- the LOC126694423 gene encoding receptor-like protein EIX2 isoform X2, with product MTSLKHLDLSANNFNSSIPHWLYSFSHLEFLNLRKNLLQGTISSSIRNLTSAISIDLTSNQLDGKVPRSLGNLCNLRELRLSDNKLSQEVWEILESLLRCVSYGLEVLEMYDAQLFGHLTEKLGQFQNLTTLSLEGNSIWGPIPISIGKLSSLRFLDLSNNQFNKTLPQSFGGLSKLEYVFIGGNMLEGVVSETHFANLRRLKELSTTPTRLTLKVSPNWIPPFQVVILGLGSWILGPNFPLWICSQKQVWSLDISNTNVKDAIPPLFWNMSSQFNYLNLSHNHFYGEIPNIPVTLYPSSVIDMSSNSFSGSLPRISSNVSFLDLSNNFLSGSISHFLCYKKNEPKQMELLNLGKNRLSGNISYCWENWQKLLVLSLGNNNFTGSIPASIEHLSLLKSLHLSNNNISGKLLHFLKNCTDLEIIDISENKFFGIIPSWIGKRHSSLIILNLRSNNFHGPIPKQLCALTSLQILDLSHNKLFGSIPGCVNNLNAMASTSHNILQDLFVVDGDSVDFERALLVIKGQVLEYTTNLGLLRTIDLSKNNLSGEIPKEVTSLQGLQSLNLSFNNLTGRIPENIGAMGSLESLDFSENQLSGRIPPSMSKLSFLSKLNLSMNNLSGKIPSGTQLQSFSASSFIGNKLCGPPLTDNCTINYAKSNTKDRGRRGGREVDWFYVGMALGFVVGFWIVWGPLLMNRKWRIMYFQFLDRMGYKLGVFWHKLDSFYLNVVRFLSCY
- the LOC126694423 gene encoding receptor-like protein EIX2 isoform X1 translates to MKSLRYLNLFGSGFGELIPPQIGNLSNLHYLNLGGFGYNFLSVNNLQWLSSLPLQVLDLSGVDLSQASDLLQVTNKITSLSELWLSHCSLGSIPPTPNSNFSSLATLDLSFNSFENALIPSWVFGYQNLVALNLSANGFQGPIPIGLQNMTSLKHLDLSANNFNSSIPHWLYSFSHLEFLNLRKNLLQGTISSSIRNLTSAISIDLTSNQLDGKVPRSLGNLCNLRELRLSDNKLSQEVWEILESLLRCVSYGLEVLEMYDAQLFGHLTEKLGQFQNLTTLSLEGNSIWGPIPISIGKLSSLRFLDLSNNQFNKTLPQSFGGLSKLEYVFIGGNMLEGVVSETHFANLRRLKELSTTPTRLTLKVSPNWIPPFQVVILGLGSWILGPNFPLWICSQKQVWSLDISNTNVKDAIPPLFWNMSSQFNYLNLSHNHFYGEIPNIPVTLYPSSVIDMSSNSFSGSLPRISSNVSFLDLSNNFLSGSISHFLCYKKNEPKQMELLNLGKNRLSGNISYCWENWQKLLVLSLGNNNFTGSIPASIEHLSLLKSLHLSNNNISGKLLHFLKNCTDLEIIDISENKFFGIIPSWIGKRHSSLIILNLRSNNFHGPIPKQLCALTSLQILDLSHNKLFGSIPGCVNNLNAMASTSHNILQDLFVVDGDSVDFERALLVIKGQVLEYTTNLGLLRTIDLSKNNLSGEIPKEVTSLQGLQSLNLSFNNLTGRIPENIGAMGSLESLDFSENQLSGRIPPSMSKLSFLSKLNLSMNNLSGKIPSGTQLQSFSASSFIGNKLCGPPLTDSCTINYAKPDTKDKGSSGGREVDWFYVGMALGFVVGFWVVWGPLLVNKKWRIMYFQFLDRMGYRLGVFWHKLDRML
- the LOC126694423 gene encoding receptor-like protein EIX2 isoform X7; amino-acid sequence: MDGSLRFRAVSLTLFLVFLTLATIDPKFCYGISEVHCIQSEQQALLRFKADLTDPLNRLASWAGDGDCCQWEGVVCNNVTGHVQELNLRSFPPPLLKYFSIEAQYEAAIQSYAQSMFGGLVCG
- the LOC126694423 gene encoding receptor-like protein EIX2 isoform X8 encodes the protein MDGSLRFRAVSLTLFLVFLTLATIDPKFCYGISEVHCIQSEQQALLRFKADLTDPLNRLASWAGDGDCCQWEGVVCNNVTGHVQELNLRSFPPPLLKYFSIEAQYEAAIQSYAQSMFGGEWN
- the LOC126694423 gene encoding receptor-like protein EIX2 isoform X6, which gives rise to MDGSLRFRAVSLTLFLVFLTLATIDPKFCYGISEVHCIQSEQQALLRFKADLTDPLNRLASWAGDGDCCQWEGVVCNNVTGHVQELNLRSFPPPLLKYFSIEAQYEAAIQSYAQSMFGEDIKGDGLLTCCSPKISYP